One stretch of Juglans microcarpa x Juglans regia isolate MS1-56 chromosome 3D, Jm3101_v1.0, whole genome shotgun sequence DNA includes these proteins:
- the LOC121255519 gene encoding putative clathrin assembly protein At4g02650, with product MGASKIRKALGAVKDTTSIGLAKVGSSASLADLDIAIVKATRHDEYPAEERHIREILSLTCYSRAFISACVNTLSRRLNKTRNWIVALKTLMVIQRLLLEGDPAYEQEVFFATRQGTRLLNMSDFRDSSQSNSWDYSSFVRTYALYLDERLEFRMQSRRGKRGGHCSDHEDHDHDQEAMANHAGPRATPVCEMRTELIFSRVQHLQQLLERFLACRPAGVAKTNRVVIVALYPIVKESFHIYYDITEILGILVDRFMELEVIDCVRVYEVFCRVGKQFDELEMFYAWCNSTGIGRSSEFPELEKITAKKLELMDEFIREKSALAQSIKPKSQEEKKEETDQEAAEKNEEDMNAIKALPPPEGFTEASVEEEKKEETKEECEEAKVTQQEGDLLNLGDDAITSEEHADKLALALFDGVAPPATNEAPALTWEAFNDEKTDWETTLVQSASNLSGQKATLGGGFDMLLLDGMYKQSATTAAMAGPDYGTSTGSASSVALGSTGKPAMLALPAPPTPEGGSTSTTSADPFAASLAVPAPAYVQMSEMEKKQKLLVEEQLMWQQYARDGMQGQIGMTKIQPHNPYNMGGYTHS from the exons ATGGGAGCGAGCAAGATCAGAAAAGCTCTAGGAGCAGTGAAGGACACAACCAGCATAGGCCTTGCAAAAGTAGGAAGCAGCGCTTCCCTGGCCGACCTTGACATTGCCATTGTGAAGGCAACCAGACACGATGAATACCCGGCTGAGGAGAGGCATATTCGTGAGATACTCAGCTTGACATGCTACTCGCGTGCCTTCATCAGTGCTTGCGTCAACACCCTCTCCAGGCGCCTCAACAAGACCAGGAATTGGATCGTCGCACTTAAGACGCTCATGGTGATTCAACGCCTACTATTAGAGGGAGATCCTGCATATGAGCAAGAAGTATTTTTCGCAACCAGACAGGGGACTCGTCTTCTCAACATGTCAGATTTTCGCGACTCTTCCCAATCCAATTCATGGGACTATTCCTCGTTTGTTCGCACATATGCACTTTACCTCGACGAACGGCTTGAGTTTAGGATGCAAAGCCGGCGGGGGAAACGCGGTGGGCACTGTTCTGATCAcgaagatcatgatcatgatcaggagGCCATGGCCAACCATGCTGGTCCAAGAGCCACACCGGTGTGTGAGATGAGGACTGAGCTTATATTTTCTAGGGTACAACATTTGCAACAGCTCCTCGAACGCTTCTTAGCATGTCGCCCAGCAG GTGTCGCAAAGACCAACCGGGTTGTGATTGTGGCTCTCTACCCTATTGTGAAAGAGAGTTTCCACATATATTACGACATAACAGAAATATTGGGTATCTTAGTCGACCGTTTCATGGAGCTAGAGGTCATCGATTGCGTGAGGGTCTACGAGGTCTTCTGCCGTGTCGGCAAGCAGTTTGACGAGCTTGAAATGTTCTACGCCTGGTGCAACAGTACCGGAATTGGGCGTTCTTCTGAATTCCCTGAACTTGAGAAAATTACCGCAAAGAAACTTGAGCTCATGGATGAGTTCATCCGAGAGAAGTCGGCTTTGGCGCAAAGCATAAAACCAAAGTctcaagaagagaaaaaggaagagactGATCAAGAGGCtgcagaaaaaaatgaagaagatatgAACGCTATAAAGGCTCTACCACCACCAGAGGGTTTCACTGAAGCCTCAgttgaggaagagaaaaaggaagaaacgAAAGAAGAGTGCGAGGAAGCCAAAGTTACACAACAAGAGGGTGATCTGTTGAACCTAGGAGATGACGCAATAACAAGCGAAGAACATGCAGACAAACTAGCCTTAGCCTTATTTGATGGCGTTGCGCCACCGGCAACAAACGAAGCGCCAGCTCTTACCTGGGAGGCCTTCAATGACGAGAAAACAGACTGGGAGACAACGTTGGTTCAATCAGCAAGCAATCTCTCAGGTCAGAAGGCGACACTTGGCGGCGGTTTTGACATGTTGTTGCTTGACGGCATGTATAAACAGTCGGCCACAACTGCAGCCATGGCCGGGCCAGATTATGGGACGAGTACTGGGAGTGCGAGTAGCGTGGCACTTGGATCAACCGGAAAACCAGCAATGCTGGCATTGCCGGCACCGCCAACACCAGAGGGTGGTTCAACTTCTACGACAAGTGCAGATCCATTTGCGGCGTCACTAGCAGTGCCAGCCCCGGCGTATGTGCAAATGTCGGAGATGGAGAAAAAGCAGAAACTGTTGGTGGAAGAACAGTTGATGTGGCAGCAGTACGCAAGGGATGGGATGCAAGGGCAGATTGGAATGACAAAGATACAGCCCCACAATCCTTACAACATGGGAGGTTACACACACAGCTAG
- the LOC121255465 gene encoding peroxidase 43 — MSIHLVLVLALFIGISKGQLRIGFYAETCPEAESIVRAVVQDAILSKANTAAALLRLHFHDCFVEGCDGSILIENGPNAERHAFGHQGVVGFEVIEKAKAELETVCRGVVSCADIVALAARDAIALANGPAYQVPTGRRDGRVSNVTLAAEMPDVSDTIQQLKAKFLQKGLTEKDLVLLSAAHTVGTTACFFMTRRLYNFFPAGGGADPAINPAFLPELRARCPQNGDVNSRLPIDRGSEQTFDKHILQNIKDGFAVLESDARLNDDETTKSIIDSYFGFLNPLFGPSFEADFVESIVKMGQIGVKTGFRGGIRHVCAAFN, encoded by the exons ATGTCGATTCATTTGGTTCTCGTACTTGCACTTTTTATTGGGATTTCTAAGGGTCAACTCAGAATCGGTTTCTACGCTGAAACATGCCCGGAAGCCGAGTCCATAGTCCGTGCTGTTGTCCAGGATGCCATTCTCTCTAAAGCTAACACAGCCGCCGCCTTGCTCAGGCTCCACTTCCATGACTGCTTTGttgag GGCTGTGATGGTTCAATCTTGATCGAAAATGGTCCAAACGCCGAGAGACATGCATTTGGACATCAAGGCGTTGTAGGGTTTGAAGTGATAGAGAAAGCCAAAGCAGAGTTGGAAACAGTATGTCGAGGCGTGGTTTCTTGCGCAGACATCGTGGCCTTAGCAGCTCGAGACGCCATAGCCTTG GCAAATGGACCAGCTTACCAGGTTCCAACTGGCCGCAGAGATGGCCGGGTTTCCAACGTCACATTGGCAGCTGAAATGCCGGATGTTAGTGATACAATTCAGCAACTTAAGGCCAAGTTTTTGCAGAAGGGACTAACGGAGAAAGACCTAGTGCTTCTCAGTG CTGCACATACGGTGGGAACAACAGCATGCTTCTTCATGACAAGACGGCTTTACAACTTTTTCCCAGCAGGTGGAGGAGCAGATCCAGCTATCAACCCTGCTTTTCTTCCAGAGTTGAGGGCCAGGTGCCCCCAAAATGGAGATGTTAATTCGCGATTGCCAATCGATCGTGGGAGCGAGCAAACATTTGATAAGCATATTTTGCAGAACATAAAGGACGGGTTTGCTGTGCTAGAATCTGATGCTAGACTTAATGACGATGAGACAACCAAGAGTATAATAGACTCCTACTTTGGTTTCCTCAATCCATTATTTGGACCATCTTTTGAGGCAGATTTTGTGGAATCCATCGTGAAGATGGGGCAGATTGGCGTCAAGACTGGTTTCCGCGGGGGAATTAGGCATGTATGTGCAGCTTTTAATTGA
- the LOC121255471 gene encoding glycine-rich RNA-binding protein RZ1A-like isoform X2 has translation MKSEFSNSHHDGIKGVKVTHCPWPVRLHPILLSAILLLQIPHPIHLPPHSPSFGISQANPRILSFRSESRVDRAVLIMSEEVEYRCFIGGLSWSTSDRALKDAFEKFGKLLEAKVVVDKFSGRSRGFGFVTFDDKNAMDDAIEAMNGMDLDGRTITVDKAQPHQGSSRDHDSDRSRDRGRDRDRNRDYGGGGGRGSNGGECFKCGKPGHFARECPSEGARGGKYGGRDDRSGGGGGGGGGRYGPDRNGDRFGGRNRDSGSRGSSGSDRYNRDRSGPYERRSGGGFRSG, from the exons ATGAAAAGTGAATTCTCCAATTCCCACCACGATGGAATAAAAGGAGTAAAAGTTACCCATTGCCCGTGGCCCGTGCGTCTCCACCCTATTCTGCTAAGTGCGATATTGCTACTGCAAATTCCACACCCTATTCATCTTCCGCCGCACTCTCCCTCTTTCGGAATATCGCAAGCGAACCCTCGTATTCTCTCTTTCAGATCTGAATCTCGCGTCGATCG TGCAGTTTTAATTATGTCTGAAGAGGTGGAATATCGCTGCTTTATCGGTGGCCTTTCATGGTCAACATCTGACAGAGCTCTGAAAGATGCATTTGAAAAGTTTGGAAAGCTTCTTGAGGCAAAG GTAGTTGTTGACAAGTTCTCTGGGCGTTCTCGTGGATTTGGGTTTGTCACTTTTGATGATAAGAATGCAATGGATGATGCTATTGAGGCGATGAATGGAATGGATTTAGATGGGCGGACTATTACTGTTGATAAAGCTCAGCCTCACCAAGGTTCAAGTAGAGATCATGACAGTGACCGCAGCCGTGACCGTGGTCGTGATCGTGACCGTAACCGTGACTATGGAGGTGGAGGTGGGCGTGGATCTAATGGTGGAGAGTGCTTCAAGTGTGGGAAGCCTGGACATTTTGCTAGGGAGTGTCCAAGTGAAGGGGCAAGAGGGGGCAAGTATGGTGGAAGGGATGATAGATCTGGTGGCGGGGGTGGTGGTGGGGGTGGCCGTTATGGTCCTGATCGAAATGGAGATCGATTTGGTGGGCGCAACAGGGATTCTGGTAGTCGTGGAAGTTCTGGATCTGATCGGTACAATCGTGACCGCAGTGGACCTTATGAACGTCGTAGTGGTGGGGGCTTTCGCTCTGGATAG
- the LOC121255471 gene encoding glycine-rich RNA-binding protein RZ1A-like isoform X1 encodes MKSEFSNSHHDGIKGVKVTHCPWPVRLHPILLSAILLLQIPHPIHLPPHSPSFGISQANPRILSFRSESRVDRSAVLIMSEEVEYRCFIGGLSWSTSDRALKDAFEKFGKLLEAKVVVDKFSGRSRGFGFVTFDDKNAMDDAIEAMNGMDLDGRTITVDKAQPHQGSSRDHDSDRSRDRGRDRDRNRDYGGGGGRGSNGGECFKCGKPGHFARECPSEGARGGKYGGRDDRSGGGGGGGGGRYGPDRNGDRFGGRNRDSGSRGSSGSDRYNRDRSGPYERRSGGGFRSG; translated from the exons ATGAAAAGTGAATTCTCCAATTCCCACCACGATGGAATAAAAGGAGTAAAAGTTACCCATTGCCCGTGGCCCGTGCGTCTCCACCCTATTCTGCTAAGTGCGATATTGCTACTGCAAATTCCACACCCTATTCATCTTCCGCCGCACTCTCCCTCTTTCGGAATATCGCAAGCGAACCCTCGTATTCTCTCTTTCAGATCTGAATCTCGCGTCGATCG AAGTGCAGTTTTAATTATGTCTGAAGAGGTGGAATATCGCTGCTTTATCGGTGGCCTTTCATGGTCAACATCTGACAGAGCTCTGAAAGATGCATTTGAAAAGTTTGGAAAGCTTCTTGAGGCAAAG GTAGTTGTTGACAAGTTCTCTGGGCGTTCTCGTGGATTTGGGTTTGTCACTTTTGATGATAAGAATGCAATGGATGATGCTATTGAGGCGATGAATGGAATGGATTTAGATGGGCGGACTATTACTGTTGATAAAGCTCAGCCTCACCAAGGTTCAAGTAGAGATCATGACAGTGACCGCAGCCGTGACCGTGGTCGTGATCGTGACCGTAACCGTGACTATGGAGGTGGAGGTGGGCGTGGATCTAATGGTGGAGAGTGCTTCAAGTGTGGGAAGCCTGGACATTTTGCTAGGGAGTGTCCAAGTGAAGGGGCAAGAGGGGGCAAGTATGGTGGAAGGGATGATAGATCTGGTGGCGGGGGTGGTGGTGGGGGTGGCCGTTATGGTCCTGATCGAAATGGAGATCGATTTGGTGGGCGCAACAGGGATTCTGGTAGTCGTGGAAGTTCTGGATCTGATCGGTACAATCGTGACCGCAGTGGACCTTATGAACGTCGTAGTGGTGGGGGCTTTCGCTCTGGATAG
- the LOC121255471 gene encoding glycine-rich RNA-binding protein RZ1A-like isoform X3 — protein MSEEVEYRCFIGGLSWSTSDRALKDAFEKFGKLLEAKVVVDKFSGRSRGFGFVTFDDKNAMDDAIEAMNGMDLDGRTITVDKAQPHQGSSRDHDSDRSRDRGRDRDRNRDYGGGGGRGSNGGECFKCGKPGHFARECPSEGARGGKYGGRDDRSGGGGGGGGGRYGPDRNGDRFGGRNRDSGSRGSSGSDRYNRDRSGPYERRSGGGFRSG, from the exons ATGTCTGAAGAGGTGGAATATCGCTGCTTTATCGGTGGCCTTTCATGGTCAACATCTGACAGAGCTCTGAAAGATGCATTTGAAAAGTTTGGAAAGCTTCTTGAGGCAAAG GTAGTTGTTGACAAGTTCTCTGGGCGTTCTCGTGGATTTGGGTTTGTCACTTTTGATGATAAGAATGCAATGGATGATGCTATTGAGGCGATGAATGGAATGGATTTAGATGGGCGGACTATTACTGTTGATAAAGCTCAGCCTCACCAAGGTTCAAGTAGAGATCATGACAGTGACCGCAGCCGTGACCGTGGTCGTGATCGTGACCGTAACCGTGACTATGGAGGTGGAGGTGGGCGTGGATCTAATGGTGGAGAGTGCTTCAAGTGTGGGAAGCCTGGACATTTTGCTAGGGAGTGTCCAAGTGAAGGGGCAAGAGGGGGCAAGTATGGTGGAAGGGATGATAGATCTGGTGGCGGGGGTGGTGGTGGGGGTGGCCGTTATGGTCCTGATCGAAATGGAGATCGATTTGGTGGGCGCAACAGGGATTCTGGTAGTCGTGGAAGTTCTGGATCTGATCGGTACAATCGTGACCGCAGTGGACCTTATGAACGTCGTAGTGGTGGGGGCTTTCGCTCTGGATAG